In Mycobacterium sp. Aquia_216, a genomic segment contains:
- a CDS encoding cytochrome P450 — protein MAVLTGRSSRPRAYDAIDLSSRAFWSTTAADRERSFAVLRAERPVSWHPPVEDSLMPDPDDPGYWAVTRRADIVAVSRDSEVFLSGKGVMFESIPVELLEASQSFLAMDPPRHTKLRKLAHAAFTPRQVRRIEESIQANAKAIVEELRDAGSGADFVDHCAKELPIRTLSDMVGIPDSERERMAHATDALVSWADPDFLNGRPALEVIFEHQMYLHQVIGTLAAERRENPGDDLISSLVHAEVDGDRLTDAEVAAFFVLLSVAGNDTTRQTMSHTMKALTDFPDQRAWLLADYENRIGAAVEEFVRWATPVMTFRRTAATDFELGGQAIAAGEKVVMFYPSGNWDTEAFEHPDRFDLSRSPNPHVGFGGGGLHFCLGAHVARAQLRAIFGELLSQLPDIQATDATYVAGNFVHAVRSLPCTF, from the coding sequence ATGGCAGTGCTGACCGGGCGGTCCAGCCGTCCTCGTGCCTACGACGCGATTGACCTGTCCTCACGGGCGTTCTGGTCGACGACGGCCGCCGACCGAGAACGCTCGTTTGCCGTGCTGCGGGCCGAGCGGCCGGTGAGCTGGCATCCCCCGGTCGAAGATTCGTTGATGCCCGATCCCGACGATCCTGGCTACTGGGCGGTGACCCGGCGCGCGGACATCGTCGCGGTCAGCCGCGATAGCGAGGTGTTCCTCTCCGGTAAGGGAGTGATGTTCGAGAGCATTCCGGTGGAACTGCTCGAGGCATCGCAATCCTTCCTGGCGATGGACCCGCCCCGGCACACCAAGTTGCGCAAGCTCGCCCACGCCGCATTCACGCCACGGCAGGTGCGCCGCATCGAGGAATCGATCCAGGCGAATGCCAAGGCCATCGTCGAGGAGCTTCGCGATGCCGGTAGCGGTGCGGATTTCGTCGATCACTGTGCCAAGGAACTGCCCATCCGCACGCTGTCGGACATGGTGGGGATTCCGGATTCCGAGCGCGAGCGCATGGCCCACGCCACCGACGCGCTGGTGTCGTGGGCCGATCCCGACTTCCTCAATGGGCGCCCGGCGCTGGAGGTCATCTTCGAGCATCAGATGTACCTGCACCAGGTCATCGGCACGCTGGCCGCCGAACGCCGCGAGAACCCGGGCGACGACCTGATCAGCAGCCTGGTGCACGCGGAGGTGGACGGTGACCGGCTGACCGACGCGGAGGTCGCCGCCTTCTTCGTGTTGCTCTCGGTGGCCGGCAATGACACCACACGGCAGACCATGAGCCACACCATGAAGGCCCTCACCGACTTCCCGGACCAAAGGGCTTGGCTGCTGGCCGATTACGAGAACAGGATCGGCGCGGCGGTCGAGGAGTTCGTGCGGTGGGCGACGCCCGTCATGACCTTCCGCCGCACGGCGGCAACCGATTTCGAGCTCGGCGGCCAGGCCATCGCGGCGGGGGAGAAGGTGGTGATGTTCTATCCGTCCGGCAACTGGGACACCGAGGCGTTCGAACATCCGGACCGATTCGACCTGAGCCGCAGCCCCAATCCGCACGTCGGCTTCGGCGGCGGCGGACTGCATTTCTGCCTCGGCGCGCATGTGGCACGTGCGCAGCTGCGTGCGATCTTCGGTGAGCTGCTGAGTCAGCTACCCGACATTCAGGCAACCGACGCGACGTATGTGGCGGGCAATTTCGTGCACGCCGTCCGCAGCCTGCCC